In Aquiflexum balticum DSM 16537, a single genomic region encodes these proteins:
- a CDS encoding SulP family inorganic anion transporter, which produces MKNSIAGKLKGYLPILEWLPNYKKDYLQGDLSAGLTVGIMLIPQGMAYAMLAGLEPIHGLYAVTVPLLLYAIFGTSRQLAVGPVAMVSLLTAAGIASLNASSPEQYLFYALTLAFLVGLIQFGMGALRLGFVVNFLSHPVINGFTSAAAIIIGLSQIKHLFRINLPNSEHIQEMAVAIYQNIGDIHWITFGIGAIGIVIIKYGKKIHKSFPAPLVAVIIGIALVSGFDLTSQGVKIVGDVPSGLPSFSSPSFDLATWNTLFPIALTISLVGFAESFAVAKTIQAKHKNYRLDANQELIALGIANFGAAFFKGYPVTGGFSRTAVNNDAGAKTTMSSIFSAILIVLTLLFFTGLFYNLPSAILAAVVLVAVSGLIDYKEPIHLWHKDKSDFAMLIATFLITLTLGIETGIISGMVLSLLVVIYRASRPHMAQLGRVPGTNVFRNIDRFQNLEVRDDLLMIRVDGPIYFANVEFIKEKLDKWISSKKERVKMIVFNMESVTNIDSTGAHELNEWIVSWRNAGIDICITSIKGPVRDVLNRWALLERIGSDHVFLDDNTAVSAFEHSIDGVTLEKYHPYATQTNI; this is translated from the coding sequence ATGAAAAATAGTATAGCAGGAAAATTAAAAGGGTACCTCCCCATATTGGAATGGCTGCCCAATTACAAAAAAGATTATCTTCAGGGAGACCTTTCAGCAGGTCTTACGGTTGGAATCATGTTGATACCCCAAGGAATGGCCTATGCCATGTTGGCAGGTCTCGAACCTATCCACGGATTGTATGCAGTAACCGTCCCGTTGCTTCTATATGCCATTTTCGGGACTTCCAGACAATTGGCAGTGGGTCCAGTAGCAATGGTTTCTTTGTTGACAGCTGCAGGTATTGCCAGTCTGAATGCCTCTTCCCCCGAGCAATACCTATTTTATGCCCTGACTCTTGCTTTTTTGGTTGGGCTGATACAATTTGGAATGGGCGCTTTAAGGTTGGGTTTTGTGGTTAATTTTTTATCGCACCCAGTCATTAACGGTTTTACCTCTGCAGCGGCAATTATTATAGGATTAAGCCAGATCAAACATCTCTTTAGAATCAACCTTCCCAATTCAGAGCATATTCAGGAAATGGCTGTGGCTATCTACCAAAATATTGGAGATATTCATTGGATAACTTTCGGTATAGGTGCCATCGGTATAGTGATTATCAAATACGGCAAAAAAATTCATAAAAGTTTTCCTGCTCCATTAGTTGCTGTCATAATCGGAATAGCCTTGGTTTCAGGTTTTGATCTGACCAGTCAAGGTGTAAAAATCGTCGGGGATGTCCCAAGTGGATTACCATCATTTTCGAGTCCATCTTTTGACTTGGCAACATGGAATACCTTGTTCCCAATTGCCCTTACCATTTCATTGGTAGGTTTTGCGGAAAGTTTTGCTGTGGCCAAGACCATACAGGCAAAACATAAAAACTACAGACTGGATGCAAACCAGGAATTGATTGCACTTGGTATAGCTAACTTTGGTGCTGCTTTTTTCAAGGGCTATCCGGTGACAGGAGGTTTTTCGAGAACTGCTGTCAACAACGATGCCGGTGCAAAAACCACCATGTCTTCAATTTTCAGTGCAATTCTGATTGTCCTCACACTTCTATTCTTCACCGGTTTATTTTATAACCTTCCCAGTGCAATTTTAGCTGCAGTGGTTTTGGTGGCTGTTTCCGGTCTGATTGATTACAAAGAACCTATACACCTTTGGCATAAAGACAAATCAGATTTTGCTATGCTGATTGCTACCTTCCTGATAACATTAACCCTTGGAATTGAAACAGGAATCATTTCAGGAATGGTGCTCTCCCTTTTAGTAGTAATCTACAGGGCCTCCAGACCTCATATGGCTCAATTAGGAAGAGTTCCCGGTACAAATGTTTTCAGAAATATCGACCGTTTCCAAAATCTTGAAGTCAGGGACGACCTGTTGATGATCCGGGTAGATGGTCCTATCTATTTTGCTAATGTTGAATTTATCAAAGAAAAACTTGATAAGTGGATTTCGAGCAAAAAAGAGAGGGTAAAAATGATTGTTTTCAATATGGAAAGTGTGACCAACATAGATAGCACTGGCGCACATGAATTGAACGAATGGATTGTATCCTGGAGAAATGCCGGTATTGATATTTGTATAACAAGTATTAAAGGCCCGGTCAGAGATGTATTGAATAGATGGGCATTGTTAGAACGCATAGGTTCAGATCATGTATTCCTTGATGACAATACTGCCGTTTCTGCCTTTGAACATTCCATTGATGGGGTGACACTTGAAAAATATCATCCATACGCAACTCAAACCAATATTTAG
- a CDS encoding TonB-dependent receptor: MQKFTKSLSQAVLLLIALVSLSASEVFAQTTTISGQVTEAITKETLVGVNIVVKGKVIGTISDLDGNFTLRVNQDPPLTLIFSMVGFTSQEVEITDSNVSNLQVALKESTILGQEIVVSASRVEESVLQSPVTIERMDIISIREAPQANFYDALNNMKGVEMSTQSLTFKSFNTRGFNANGNVRTVQLIDGMDNQAPGLNFSVGNIAGISELDLEYLELLPGASSALYGPNAINGILLMNSKNPFQYQGFSAQLKTGIMDEGQRSNPTTGFYDFAARYATSFSNKVALKVNVNYLRADDWQANDFRDQSLLNGSTIETGTRTNNPGFNGVNSYGDETAVDISQFAPAGVIPTGTFVSRTGYLERDVADYNTESLKLNAALHWRINDRVEAIIQGNYGAGTTVYTGADRYSITGFNIGQYKAELRGANWFLRAYTTQERSGDSYAVGIAAQGINEAWKPSFDRNNLAGSWFPQYTSVFAQAIGSGADPATAHAQARAFADQGRFEPGSAQFNQALADVRSRPIPGNSQGVGARFVDKTNLYHLEGSYTFEDIKFAEFVVGANYRNFQLNSEGTLFALTDDGEEFNIREYGGYAQGSKKLIDDKLKLTASVRYDKNENFDGQWSPRVSAVYTANKVHNFRLSYQTGFRIPTTQDQYIDLLTPQARLIGGLPLFRERYNFNGNPPYSLATVSNFGAGVAGLLQPTVNPAVLQGAIAAATSIVTQQVQAGQIPPAQAPAAIAALVPQLVPVVAAEANLDKLEPFEFSKFQPEIVKSYEFGYKGLLFNNKLLVDGYYYFNRFENFIGGQILVQDASAAGEAGPNAITGLNLIGVGPGGRNIFSMPVNRKEIINTYGWALGLDYQLPKGYTIGGNVSYNNLGNIDELDGFQPAFNTPEYRTNLTFANRNINNKNIGFALAWRWQDEFVWQSSFVAPAVSTRSLSVMPAFSTLDAQVSYKVKSIKSIIKVGGSNLFNSGGYRQAWGNPTVGTMYFVSITFDEFLN, encoded by the coding sequence ATGCAAAAATTTACAAAAAGTTTAAGTCAGGCAGTATTGCTGCTTATTGCATTGGTTTCTCTAAGTGCTTCAGAAGTGTTCGCTCAGACGACTACTATCTCTGGGCAGGTAACTGAAGCCATCACCAAGGAAACTCTGGTAGGTGTCAATATTGTCGTAAAAGGAAAGGTAATCGGTACCATTTCTGACTTGGATGGCAATTTCACCCTACGCGTCAATCAGGACCCTCCCCTTACCCTGATTTTCTCTATGGTAGGATTTACCAGTCAGGAAGTAGAAATTACTGATTCAAATGTCTCCAATCTACAGGTTGCTTTAAAAGAATCCACAATACTGGGCCAGGAAATAGTTGTTTCTGCTTCTCGGGTTGAGGAGAGCGTACTACAGTCTCCTGTAACTATTGAAAGGATGGATATCATTTCAATCAGAGAGGCTCCTCAAGCAAATTTTTATGATGCATTGAATAATATGAAAGGGGTAGAAATGAGCACCCAATCACTTACTTTCAAGTCTTTCAATACCAGAGGGTTCAACGCAAATGGTAACGTCAGAACAGTCCAACTCATAGATGGAATGGACAATCAGGCCCCGGGGTTGAATTTTTCTGTAGGAAATATTGCGGGTATTTCTGAATTGGATTTGGAATATCTGGAATTACTTCCGGGAGCATCTTCCGCCTTATATGGTCCTAATGCAATCAATGGGATTTTATTGATGAATTCCAAAAATCCTTTTCAATACCAAGGCTTTTCTGCTCAACTTAAAACCGGTATAATGGATGAAGGACAAAGATCCAATCCTACAACCGGATTTTACGATTTTGCCGCAAGATATGCAACTTCATTCAGCAACAAAGTAGCCTTAAAAGTCAATGTAAATTACTTAAGGGCAGATGATTGGCAGGCGAACGACTTTAGAGATCAATCTTTATTGAACGGTTCGACTATTGAAACCGGCACCAGGACAAATAACCCTGGATTCAATGGAGTGAACTCTTATGGGGACGAAACAGCAGTAGATATCAGTCAATTCGCTCCAGCAGGAGTAATACCAACCGGAACATTTGTTTCCAGGACAGGATACCTTGAAAGAGATGTTGCCGACTATAACACTGAATCCTTGAAACTAAACGCAGCTTTGCATTGGAGAATCAACGACAGAGTGGAAGCTATCATTCAGGGTAATTATGGTGCGGGTACAACTGTTTACACAGGAGCAGACAGATATTCCATTACAGGTTTCAATATTGGACAATATAAAGCCGAATTACGGGGTGCAAACTGGTTTTTGAGAGCTTATACTACTCAAGAAAGATCTGGAGACTCCTATGCAGTAGGTATTGCAGCACAAGGTATCAATGAAGCGTGGAAGCCAAGTTTTGATCGAAATAACCTTGCTGGTTCTTGGTTCCCCCAATATACCAGTGTCTTTGCCCAGGCAATCGGAAGTGGTGCAGATCCAGCCACGGCACACGCCCAAGCAAGAGCATTTGCTGATCAAGGACGATTTGAACCAGGCTCCGCTCAGTTTAACCAGGCCTTAGCGGATGTAAGATCAAGACCTATTCCTGGAAATTCTCAGGGGGTGGGCGCAAGATTTGTGGACAAAACTAACCTTTACCACTTGGAAGGTTCATACACTTTCGAGGATATTAAATTTGCAGAATTTGTGGTTGGAGCCAATTACAGAAATTTTCAGTTGAATTCCGAAGGCACTCTTTTTGCGTTGACTGATGACGGCGAAGAGTTCAATATCCGGGAATATGGTGGTTACGCTCAAGGCAGCAAGAAGTTAATTGACGATAAATTAAAATTGACTGCTTCAGTCCGTTATGATAAAAACGAAAATTTTGATGGGCAATGGTCTCCAAGGGTTTCTGCAGTTTATACAGCTAACAAAGTCCATAATTTCAGACTATCATACCAGACTGGCTTTAGAATTCCGACTACCCAGGATCAATATATAGACCTTTTAACTCCTCAGGCAAGATTGATCGGAGGTTTACCTTTATTTAGAGAGCGGTATAATTTCAACGGAAATCCCCCTTACTCCCTAGCCACCGTGTCTAACTTTGGTGCCGGAGTTGCGGGTCTTCTTCAGCCAACCGTAAATCCAGCTGTTTTACAAGGTGCAATTGCAGCAGCTACTTCTATAGTAACCCAGCAGGTACAAGCAGGTCAAATCCCTCCCGCTCAGGCACCTGCTGCAATTGCTGCCTTAGTTCCTCAGCTTGTTCCAGTGGTAGCTGCTGAAGCCAACTTGGACAAATTAGAGCCTTTTGAATTCTCAAAATTCCAACCTGAAATAGTCAAATCATATGAGTTTGGTTATAAAGGTCTACTTTTCAACAATAAGTTATTAGTAGATGGTTATTACTACTTCAATAGATTTGAGAATTTCATTGGTGGTCAAATACTTGTACAAGACGCTTCTGCAGCAGGCGAAGCAGGACCAAACGCAATCACAGGCCTCAACCTTATTGGTGTAGGTCCTGGAGGAAGGAATATATTTTCAATGCCTGTCAATAGAAAGGAAATTATTAATACTTATGGCTGGGCTTTAGGATTGGATTATCAGTTGCCAAAAGGTTATACAATTGGGGGAAATGTTTCCTACAATAACTTGGGCAATATTGATGAATTGGATGGTTTCCAACCTGCCTTCAATACTCCTGAATACAGAACCAACCTTACCTTTGCCAACAGAAACATCAACAATAAAAATATTGGTTTTGCTCTGGCTTGGAGATGGCAGGATGAGTTTGTATGGCAGTCTTCTTTTGTGGCTCCAGCTGTTTCTACCAGAAGTCTATCTGTTATGCCTGCATTCAGTACCTTGGATGCACAGGTCAGTTACAAGGTGAAAAGCATCAAATCCATCATCAAAGTAGGCGGATCCAACCTTTTCAACAGCGGGGGATATCGTCAGGCTTGGGGTAACCCAACTGTAGGAACCATGTATTTTGTTTCCATTACATTTGATGAATTCTTGAATTAA
- the gldC gene encoding gliding motility protein GldC, translating to MKKSEIKFSVELDDKNLPKSIQWDASDKEEDGLETTKSISLNVWDNLNQSTLRIDLWTEDMSVAEMKRFYIDILGGMGQTILNSTGDEFMAEEMKDLCDRLVKHVNEENKKSLN from the coding sequence ATGAAAAAATCAGAAATAAAATTTTCAGTTGAACTTGATGACAAGAACCTACCCAAAAGTATTCAATGGGATGCATCGGACAAAGAAGAAGATGGTCTGGAAACAACCAAAAGTATAAGCCTTAACGTTTGGGACAATTTGAATCAAAGTACATTAAGGATTGATTTATGGACTGAGGATATGTCAGTGGCTGAAATGAAAAGGTTCTACATTGACATTTTGGGGGGTATGGGTCAGACGATTCTCAACAGCACAGGGGATGAATTCATGGCTGAAGAAATGAAAGATCTCTGTGACCGTCTTGTCAAGCACGTCAATGAAGAAAATAAAAAATCATTGAATTAA
- a CDS encoding 3-oxoacid CoA-transferase subunit B — protein MLDKTQIAQRIAKEVQNGQYINLGIGIPTLVANYIPDHLEVVLQSENGLLGIGPFPTEDKIDPDLINAGKQTITMVKGSALFSSAESFAMIRGGHVHLTILGAMEVSENGDIANWKIPGKMVKGMGGAMDLVASAENIIVAMQHCSKDGQSKLLKECSLPITGIRCVKKIVTDLAVLDILPEGGFKLLERAPGVSVEEIRDKTEGRLVIHGEIPEMDFG, from the coding sequence ATGTTAGATAAAACCCAAATAGCCCAAAGAATTGCTAAAGAAGTCCAAAATGGACAGTACATCAATTTGGGAATAGGTATTCCGACTTTGGTTGCCAATTATATTCCTGACCATCTTGAAGTAGTATTACAATCAGAAAACGGACTACTTGGGATCGGCCCATTTCCAACAGAAGACAAAATAGATCCGGATTTGATCAATGCCGGAAAGCAAACCATCACTATGGTAAAAGGTTCAGCGCTTTTCAGTTCTGCAGAATCTTTTGCAATGATTCGGGGCGGACATGTCCACCTTACTATCCTTGGGGCAATGGAAGTGTCTGAAAACGGCGATATCGCAAATTGGAAAATCCCAGGAAAAATGGTCAAGGGAATGGGCGGTGCTATGGACTTGGTAGCTTCAGCAGAAAATATAATAGTAGCCATGCAGCATTGTAGCAAAGACGGTCAGTCCAAACTACTGAAAGAATGCTCTCTCCCAATTACAGGAATCAGGTGTGTGAAAAAAATTGTAACTGATTTGGCAGTATTGGATATTCTACCCGAAGGTGGATTCAAGCTGTTAGAAAGGGCCCCCGGGGTAAGTGTAGAGGAAATCAGGGATAAAACAGAAGGGAGACTGGTAATTCACGGAGAAATCCCTGAAATGGATTTCGGTTAA
- a CDS encoding CoA transferase subunit A gives MINKTIANATEAVRDVVSDSVLMFGGFGLSGIPENAIKALLNKDLKGLTCISNNAGVDDFGIGLMLKKHMVKKMISSYVGENAEFERQLLSGELEVELLPQGTLAERIRAGGAGIPAFYTPAGVGTEVADGKELREFDGKLYLLERWLKADFSFVKAWKGDTAGNLIFKGTARNFNPMMAAAGKITVAEVEELVPAGELDPNHIHTPGIYVQRIFQGEGYEKRIEQRTVREG, from the coding sequence ATGATCAACAAAACCATTGCCAACGCCACAGAAGCAGTCAGGGATGTGGTTTCGGATTCCGTATTGATGTTTGGTGGATTCGGACTAAGCGGAATCCCTGAAAACGCTATCAAAGCTCTTTTGAATAAAGATCTAAAAGGCTTGACCTGCATTTCGAATAATGCCGGTGTAGATGATTTTGGAATAGGTCTGATGTTGAAAAAACACATGGTAAAGAAAATGATTTCCAGCTATGTGGGAGAAAATGCGGAATTTGAAAGACAGTTACTAAGCGGGGAATTGGAAGTTGAACTTTTGCCACAGGGGACATTGGCTGAAAGAATCCGGGCAGGAGGGGCTGGTATTCCGGCTTTTTATACTCCTGCGGGAGTCGGTACAGAAGTGGCTGATGGGAAGGAGTTAAGGGAATTTGACGGCAAACTTTACTTATTGGAACGATGGCTCAAGGCTGATTTTTCATTTGTAAAAGCATGGAAAGGTGATACTGCTGGAAATCTGATATTTAAGGGAACTGCCCGAAATTTTAATCCTATGATGGCTGCAGCAGGAAAAATCACTGTCGCTGAAGTAGAAGAACTTGTTCCGGCAGGTGAACTTGACCCCAATCATATCCATACACCGGGAATTTATGTACAGAGAATTTTTCAGGGTGAAGGATATGAGAAGAGAATTGAGCAGAGAACGGTGAGAGAAGGATAA